GTACTGGCGGCCGGGGTCGGCCTGCGGCTACGGCGGGTTCGTGTCGTTCGCGATCGTGGGCGAGGTCGTCCGCCGGGTCACCGGCCGGACGCTGCAGGAGATCTTCGAGGAGCGGGTCCGCGCCCCCCACGACCTCGACGTGCACCTCGGCCTGCCCGCCGACCTGGAAGACCGCTACCGGGAGATCCGGCCGGGCCTCGCGGACCCCGAGGAGCTCGCCGCGTTCTGGGCGAACGTCCCCGGCCCGCACAGCATCACCGGGATCGGGTACGGCCTCAACTCCACCCCGCCGCTGGACCAGGTCGCCTTCCTCAACACCCGGCGGGTGCGCGCGCTCGGCCAGGCGTCCGCCGGCGGCGTGGGGAGCGCCCGCGGACTGGCCGCCATGTACGCGGCCGCGGTCTTCGGGCTGGACGGTCGCGCGCCGCTGCTCGAGCCCGGCGTCATCGGCGAGTTCGCCATGCTCCACTCCACCGGCGGCGACCTGGTCACGGGCCCGCACGGCCACTACGCGCTGGGCTTCCAGGCCAAGGGCCCGCGCTACCCGTTCCTGAGCGCGAACGCGTTCGGCCACAACGGCTCCGCGGGCGCGGAGTCCTTCGCCGACCCGCTGCACGGCATCGCGTTCGGCTACACGCGCCGCCGCTTCTCCTTCAACTGGTCCTACCCCGAACACGACCGGCTCGCCGCCGCCGTCCACCGCGCTGCCACCGCGTCCTGAGGC
The nucleotide sequence above comes from Actinomadura algeriensis. Encoded proteins:
- a CDS encoding serine hydrolase domain-containing protein, with the translated sequence MSTTEVQGMVADGFETVREEFAAVTAEEDGESGAQLSAYVHGRRVVDLWAGDGVAGDTLTGVYSATKGAATLVVALLVQDGALDVDEPVARHWPEFAAAGKDRITLRDVLSHRSGVIGVDGGLTAAELADDRVIAARLAAQRPYWRPGSACGYGGFVSFAIVGEVVRRVTGRTLQEIFEERVRAPHDLDVHLGLPADLEDRYREIRPGLADPEELAAFWANVPGPHSITGIGYGLNSTPPLDQVAFLNTRRVRALGQASAGGVGSARGLAAMYAAAVFGLDGRAPLLEPGVIGEFAMLHSTGGDLVTGPHGHYALGFQAKGPRYPFLSANAFGHNGSAGAESFADPLHGIAFGYTRRRFSFNWSYPEHDRLAAAVHRAATAS